One Novosphingobium sp. 9U genomic window, CTGCGTTTCACCGCGGGTGAACAGCGCCGAACCGTGGGTGCGCGGCAGGAAGCCGACGATGGACTCGATCGGGCGGATCTGGTCGAGCTTACGGCCGTCGATGCGCGAACCGTCCTTGAGGATGGCGCCGCGAACGATGTCCGCCTCGACCTTCTTCATGGTCTTGATCGCGACCATCTGGGTCTGCGGGGTCTCGCTGGCGAAAGCCTCCTTGGCCTTGGCGCGAGCGGCGTTAAGCGCGTTCGAGCGGGCCGACTTGTCGGTCAGCTTGTAGGCTGCGGCGACATCCTTACCGACGGCGCTCTTGAGCTTCTTCTTGATGTCGGCGGTGTTGTCCGACAGGTCGACGTCCCAGGGATCCTTGGCGGCCTGCTCGGCTAGATCGATGATCAGGTCGACGACCTTCTTGATCTCGTCATGCGCGAACATGACGGCGCCAAGCATCTCATCCTCGGACAGCTCCTTGGCTTCCGACTCCACCATCATCACGGCATCGCCGGTAGCAGCGACGACGAGGTCGAGGCGGCCGTTCTCGGCCAGCGCCTGGTCCTGCTTCGGGTTCAGCGTGTACTCGCCATCGACGAAGCCGACGCGCGCGGCGGCGATCGGGCCCATGAACGGCACGCCCGAGATGGTCAGCGCAGCCGACGCGGCGATCATCGCGACGATGTCGGGCTCGTTCTCGCCATCATAGCTCATGACCTGAGCGATGACGTTGATCTCGTTGTAGAAACCTTCGGGGAACAGCGGACGCACCGGGCGGTCGATGAGACGGCTGGTCAGCGTCTCCTTCTCGGTCGCGCCGCGCTCGCGCTTGAAGAAGCCGCCCGGGATCCGGCCGGCGGAGGAGAACTTCTCCTGGTAGTGAACGGTCAGCGGGAAGAAGTCCTGGCCTTCCTTCACCGACTTGGCGGCGGTCACGGCGCAGAGCACCACGGTGTCGCCCAGGGTGGCCAGCACGGCGCCGTCGGCCTGACGGGCGATGCGGCCGGTTTCCAGCGTGAGGGTCTTGCCGCCCCACTCCATGGATACAGTCTTTACGTCGAACATTAGGTTCTATCCTTAACCCACGGGCCAGATTGCCTCGCGGGGTTTACTGCCGGGGATACCGTCCCGGTCCGGTATGGAGCCTCTCGTGGCCCCTTGGCCCAGCCGCCGAATTGCGACCCTGGCCCTCGCGCTCCTGCATTTTCAAGAGCCCAACAGAGCAGCGGCCCCGGTTTCCCGGAGCCGCCGTGAAACTTACTTGCGAAGACCCAGCTTCTGGATCAGCGCGTTGTACCGCGCCACGTCCTTCTTCTTGAGATAGTCCAGCAGCGAGCGCCGCTTGTTGACCATCGCCAGCAGACCGCGGCGCGAGTGGTTGTCCTTGTGATGAGCCTTGAAGTGCCCGGTCAGGTTGTTGATCCGCTCGGTCAGGATCGCGACCTGCACTTCCGGCGAACCGGTATCGCCCGACTGGCGGGCGTTATCGGTGATGATTTCCTGCTTCTTTTCAGCCGTTACCGACATGGTCTTACTCCGCGACATCTGGGAGGTTGAAGCCCCGGGAGACGCGGGCGTCGCCGCCCGATAGTTCCAGCAGCGCGACCGGGATCATCCGCAGTCTCGCCAGGTGGAGCCCGTCTTCAAGGGGCAGTCCGGTTAGAACGCGGCCCTGTCGGACCGCCCTTGCCTGCTCCGGGTCGAGGTCGATGGCCGGGATGTCGTCCAGCCCCGCCTCCAGCGGCAAAGTCACATGTTCAAGTGGCGCGCCCTTACCGATTTCGTTCAACTTGTCCAGCGATATCGCATGGGAGAGGTCGAACGGGCCGGCCTTGGTCCGGCGCAGCATGGTCACCGTGCCGCAGGTGCCGAGCGCTTGCGCGATGTCTCGCGCCAGACTGCGGATATAGGTGCCCTTGGAGACGATTGCGAGGAGGGTGATATCGCTGAGTTCCTCCCCCGTCGGGGGAAGTGGCAGCCCGTCTGGGCTGCCGGAGGGGGCGCGGCACGAAACAAGGTCAGCGGGGCTAACGCCCTCTCCACCACTCGCCGCGCGAGCGGTCCCCCTCTCCCGATGGGAGAGGATCTGCAACGAGTAGATTGTAACATCTCGGCTCGCCAATTCCACCGCTTGCCCTGCCCGCGCGAGATCGTAAGCCCGCTCGCCATCGACCTTTAGCGCCGAGTAAGCCGGCGGCACTTGCGCGATCGGGCCGGTAAAGCGTGGCAGCACCGCCTCGATCTCGGCCATGCTCGGCCGCACGTCGCTGGTGGCGATCACCGCGCCTTCCAGGTCCAGAGTATCGGTTTCTTCCCCGAACCTTACGGTGAACTCGTAAGCCTTGTTCGCATCGAGCATGCGGCCCGTCACCTTCGTGGCCTCGCCCAGCGCCACTGGCAGCACGCCGCTCGCCAGCGGGTCGAGCGTCCCGCCATGGCCGACCTTCACGCTCTTGCCGAAGCCCGCCTCGCGCAAGTTGCGCTTCACCGCTGCGACAGCCTGGGTGGAGCCCAGTCCCACCGGCTTGTCGAGGATGATCCAACCCGAAAGCACTACTCAAGCGCCTGCGACGGCGCGTACGAGCGCGTCGAAGTGGTCGAGCGTCCAAAGCACCGGCGGCAGCACGACGTTGCGCATCAGCCCGGCGCTCGGCCAGATGTACGGCACGACGACCAGCAGCACGAACACCAACGGGAAGCCGAACGGCCGCAACTTCTCGTAAGCACGCGCGGCCCGGCGCGGCAGCAGGCCTTCCAGGATGTGCGATCCATCGAACGGCGGGATCGGCAGCAGGTTGAACAGCGCCAGCGAGACATTGATGAACACGAACGATGTCAGGCTGAGCATGACGAACGCCATCACCCCGCCTTCTGCGCCGGCGCGCACGACAAGTCCGAGCGCCACGGCGCCGAGCGTCGCCAGGATCAGGTTCGTTAACGGCCCGGCGGCGGCGACGGCCATCATGCCAAGTCGGCGGTTACGCAGACGGCGGTAATCGACCGGCACCGGCTTGGCCCAGCCGAACGTCGGCAAGCTGGCGAGCGCGAGCATTCCGGGCACTACGATCGTGCCCATCGGATCGACATGGCGCAGTGGATTGAGGCTCAGCCGCTTGCGCTCATGCGCGGTGGGGTCGCCCAACAGGCGCGCGACCCATCCATGCGCGACCTCGTGGAAGACGATCGCGACGATCAGCGGCACGATCAGCGCCGCGGCCTGGAGAAGGGTCTGTTGCATGGGCAAGAACTAGGAAGGACGCGCCGTGCGCGCAATCACTCGCCCAGGTCCCCCAAGTCGCGCTGCACACGCGGGTCGGATAGGAGCCGCTCGATGCGGTCCGCCTCGTCGAACGTATCGTCGATGCGGAAGCGGATCTTGGCCGCCGACTTGAGGCCCAGGTGTCGTGCGACTTCCTTCTGGAAGTAGGCCGTGTTCTGGCGCAACGCGGTCAGCACTGCATCCTGATCCGTGCCCAGTAGCGGCTTCACGTAAGCCGTCGCCAAGCGAAGATCGGGCGACATGCGCACTTCAGTAACGCTGACCGAGTGCGCGCTCAGGATATCGTCGTGAACCTGCTGGCGGGTGAGGATTTCGGACAGCACGTGGCGCACGCGCTCGCCCACTTTGAGAAGGCGAACGGAGTGCTGCTCGGGAGTGGCTTGCTGGCGTGACATGGTGCCTTTGCATGTGGCGGTGTCGCGACATTTTGCAACAATTCATTACGCGACCCTGGCTGGACGAGGCGCGTTAATCCGGCGAAATCACGGCCCAAGGAGAACGCCATGAAGTCCCTTCTGCTCACCGCCATCGCCGCCACGCTGGTCGTGCCGAGCCTTGCCACTCCGGCACTCGCACAGAACCATCCTGGCAATCACGGCCGCCAAGTGAGCCAGGTCGCCAAGTACAAGCAGTTCAAGCGCGGTCAGAAGTTCGACCGCCGCTATGCCCAGAACTACCGTGAGATCAACTATCGCCAGTACCGTAGTCTCAAGGCGCCGCCCCGCGGCTACCACTGGGTGCGCTCAGGCAACGACGCGTTGCTGGTGGCGGTCAGCAGCGGCGTGATCGCTTCGATCGTCGGCGGCACTTTCCGCTAAGTTCAGTTCCCGTCGGGATCGGTGGAGGCATGGTGTCCCTTTGCCTCCTGCGATCCTGACCGGTGCCGTTGCGGGGCCTCCCTGGCCCAGGGCGAGCCGGCTTTTCGCCGCCGTCCGGAACGCCCTTCCCTCACCCTGCCCCGGTGATGGACGCAACGGACTTACCTGGCGGCAGCCCGCTCGCTCAGGTCATCTTGTCGAAAATGCGCTGAAGCGATCGCATATTGCGCGCCGTACCCTCGCACCCGAGCCGCCGGGCCATGAAAGGTCCGGTCAGCTTCGAGTTGCCGACTCCATCTACGAAATCGATGAAGAGCGCACGACCGCCGAGCGCAAGACGCTCTGGCCCGCGACTGGCTTGATCGGCCACCAACCGGTCAAACTGCGTGGGATCGGGCTGGCACGCCAGGAAGTGCGTGTGCACCAGGTTCTCGGCGCCGTCGGCACGGAAGGGATTGTCTTCGATCGCCGCGCGGATCTCTTCGGCCGTGCGAACGGCAACAAAGCTCTTCATGTCGAACCGGTCGCGCATCATGTGCGAGAACAGGTCCTCCAGCCCATCGGTGGGTCGATCGTCGAAGGAAAACAGCACGTTGCCGCTGGCGACCACCGTCTCCACGTCCTCGAACTCTTCGCGCTCGAAGGCATAGCGCAAGTCGGCCATCTTGAGCCGATTGCCGCCGACGTTGATGCTGCCGAACAGGGCGACGTAGCGGGTCATGTTCGCTCCAGGCGTTGAGGGGCGATGCGCGCTTGAAACGGAGGCATTTCAGGCGTATATGCTAGGACACTACGGTAACTTGCATCCAAATCATCTGCCAGGGCTCGGACGTTGCAGCGTCCGGGCCCTTTGCATTTTGGAGGGCGGCATTGCAGTGCCGATCTCCTCACTGGCTACTTGCGGCCAAGCTCGATGAGCTTGATCACCAGGGTGACGAGCGCGAGCATGAGCGTCGCGACGCCAATCACCAGAATGACTACGGTATTTTGATCCAAAAACATCACCTGCCTTCCCGTCGCAAGTTGCGACAAGAGGCAGGTTAGAGGATCCTGTTACGGAGCGGGCCTTACAATCCTGTAAGCGCCCGCTCCGACCCCGATCACCCCACCGTACGATCGCGATGGCTCACCTCGAAGACTTCGAGCTGATCGCCCGCGCGGATGTCGTTGGTGTCGGCCAGGACCACACCGCACTCCATGCCCGCACGCACCTCGTCCACGTCGTCCTTGAAGCGGCGCAGCGACTGAATGGTCGTCGCCGAGACGATGACGTCGTTGCGGGTGAGACGCGCGTGGATGCCCTTGCGGATGAGGCCTTCCTGCACCAGCAGGCCAGCGGCCTTGTCGCGCTTGCCGGCAGGGAACACCTGCTTGACCTCGGCGCGGCCGACAACGGTTTCGATGCGCTCCGGACCCCAAATGCCCGCCATCTGCTTGGCGACTTCGGCGGTCAGCTCGTAGATGATGTCGTAGTACATCATCGGCGTCTTGCTCTTCTCGATCTGCTCGCGCGCCTTGGCGTTCGGGCGGACGTTGAAGCCGACGATCGGCGCACCACTCGCCGCAGCCAACGTCACGTCGCTCTCGGTGATCGCACCCACGCCGGAGCTGAGCACGCGCACCTTGATCTCGTCGTTCGACAGGGCATGCAGCGCCTGGTTGATCGCCTCGACCGAACCCTGCACGTCGGCCTTGATGACCACCGGGTACTCGATGACGTTCTGCTTGGCGGTGAGTGCCGAGAACATCGTGTCGAGGCTGGCCGGCGCGGTCGCCGTGCGCTTGGCCGTCGCCTGTTCCTGGCGATAGGCCGAAACCTCGCGGGCACGCTGCTCGCTATCCACCACCGACAGGACATCGCCCGCCATCGGCACGCCGCCCAGGCCCAGGACCTCGACCGGCAGCGCCGGCGGCGCTTCCTTCACCTGGCGGCCCTTGTCGTCGAGCATCGCACGCACGCGCCCGCTCTCCGAGCCGACGACGAAGATGTCGCCGACCTTCAGCGTGCCGCGCTTCACCAGCACGGTCGCCAGCGGCCCCTTGCCCTTGTCGAGCTTGGCTTCGATAACGGTCGCCTCGGCGTCGCGGTTGGGGTTGGCGCGCAGTTCGAGCAGTTCTGCCTGCAGCAGGATCTTCTCGACCAGTTCATCAAGGCCCAGGCCGGTCTTGGCCGAGACTTCCACGTCCTGCACGTCGCCCGACATCTCCTCGACCACGACCTCATGCTCGAGCAGGCGCTCGCGAACGCGCTGGGCATTGGCCTCGGGCTTGTCGATCTTGTTGATCGCGACGATCATCGGCACGCCAGCCGCGCGGGTGTGGCGGATCGCCTCAACGGTCTGCGGCATGATGCCATCGTCGGCCGCGACCACCAGCACCACGATGTCCGTGACATTGGCACCGCGCATGCGCATCTGCGTGAACGCGGCGTGTCCGGGCGTATCGAGGAAGGTGACGAGGTCGCCGCCCTTGGTCTTGATCTGGTAGGCGCCCATGTGCTGGGTGATGCCACCCGCCTCGCCACGCACCACGTCGGTGCCACGCAATGCGTCAAGCAGCGAGGTCTTGCCGTGATCGACGTGGCCCATGATCGTGACGACCGGCGGACGCGTGACCAGCGACTCCTCGGCATCGACATCCACCGATGCGTCGATGTCGACATCACTCTCGGACACGCGCTGGATGTTGTGGCCGAACTCGGTCACCAGCAGCTCGGCGGTATCCTGGTCGATCGTCTGGTTGACGGTGACCATCATGCCCATCTTGAACATCGCCTTCACGAGGTCGGCGCCCTTCTCGGCCATGCGGTTGGCGAGTTCCTGGACGGTGATGCCTTCCGGCACCACGACATCGCGGACCTGCTTCTCGCGCGGCTGCGACTTGCCGCCGAAGTGGGTACGACGCTCCTTCTCGCGAGCCCGCTTCAGCGCGGCGAGGCTGCGGGCGCGGGCG contains:
- the rpsO gene encoding 30S ribosomal protein S15, with the protein product MSVTAEKKQEIITDNARQSGDTGSPEVQVAILTERINNLTGHFKAHHKDNHSRRGLLAMVNKRRSLLDYLKKKDVARYNALIQKLGLRK
- the truB gene encoding tRNA pseudouridine(55) synthase TruB yields the protein MLSGWIILDKPVGLGSTQAVAAVKRNLREAGFGKSVKVGHGGTLDPLASGVLPVALGEATKVTGRMLDANKAYEFTVRFGEETDTLDLEGAVIATSDVRPSMAEIEAVLPRFTGPIAQVPPAYSALKVDGERAYDLARAGQAVELASRDVTIYSLQILSHRERGTARAASGGEGVSPADLVSCRAPSGSPDGLPLPPTGEELSDITLLAIVSKGTYIRSLARDIAQALGTCGTVTMLRRTKAGPFDLSHAISLDKLNEIGKGAPLEHVTLPLEAGLDDIPAIDLDPEQARAVRQGRVLTGLPLEDGLHLARLRMIPVALLELSGGDARVSRGFNLPDVAE
- a CDS encoding site-2 protease family protein, with protein sequence MQQTLLQAAALIVPLIVAIVFHEVAHGWVARLLGDPTAHERKRLSLNPLRHVDPMGTIVVPGMLALASLPTFGWAKPVPVDYRRLRNRRLGMMAVAAAGPLTNLILATLGAVALGLVVRAGAEGGVMAFVMLSLTSFVFINVSLALFNLLPIPPFDGSHILEGLLPRRAARAYEKLRPFGFPLVFVLLVVVPYIWPSAGLMRNVVLPPVLWTLDHFDALVRAVAGA
- the rbfA gene encoding 30S ribosome-binding factor RbfA, with the translated sequence MSRQQATPEQHSVRLLKVGERVRHVLSEILTRQQVHDDILSAHSVSVTEVRMSPDLRLATAYVKPLLGTDQDAVLTALRQNTAYFQKEVARHLGLKSAAKIRFRIDDTFDEADRIERLLSDPRVQRDLGDLGE
- a CDS encoding RcnB family protein, with product MKSLLLTAIAATLVVPSLATPALAQNHPGNHGRQVSQVAKYKQFKRGQKFDRRYAQNYREINYRQYRSLKAPPRGYHWVRSGNDALLVAVSSGVIASIVGGTFR
- a CDS encoding DUF1697 domain-containing protein gives rise to the protein MTRYVALFGSINVGGNRLKMADLRYAFEREEFEDVETVVASGNVLFSFDDRPTDGLEDLFSHMMRDRFDMKSFVAVRTAEEIRAAIEDNPFRADGAENLVHTHFLACQPDPTQFDRLVADQASRGPERLALGGRALFIDFVDGVGNSKLTGPFMARRLGCEGTARNMRSLQRIFDKMT
- the infB gene encoding translation initiation factor IF-2; the protein is MSETDNKPTLGRKPLGLKRSVEAGEVKQTFSHGRTNKVVVEVKRRKVLGRPGEAETRAPEPVVAAPEPAPAPVAPPPPPVAARPAPAGETPQERVARLQREAEEDRLRVAEEGRRREADERARAIAEEARRAEDNRRAEAEAAAAAAAPAPAPAPVAEESVEAPAAVSEAAPVEAAAAAPEPVAEAPSAQPEARAPEPAPEVTPAPRRFTPVQRPEPIRRAEPATAASGSPVASSAAGAGSSAAKKIDAKKGAPPPAPARPGDRNKSAGGADRRQSGKLTVTRALNEDEGARARSLAALKRAREKERRTHFGGKSQPREKQVRDVVVPEGITVQELANRMAEKGADLVKAMFKMGMMVTVNQTIDQDTAELLVTEFGHNIQRVSESDVDIDASVDVDAEESLVTRPPVVTIMGHVDHGKTSLLDALRGTDVVRGEAGGITQHMGAYQIKTKGGDLVTFLDTPGHAAFTQMRMRGANVTDIVVLVVAADDGIMPQTVEAIRHTRAAGVPMIVAINKIDKPEANAQRVRERLLEHEVVVEEMSGDVQDVEVSAKTGLGLDELVEKILLQAELLELRANPNRDAEATVIEAKLDKGKGPLATVLVKRGTLKVGDIFVVGSESGRVRAMLDDKGRQVKEAPPALPVEVLGLGGVPMAGDVLSVVDSEQRAREVSAYRQEQATAKRTATAPASLDTMFSALTAKQNVIEYPVVIKADVQGSVEAINQALHALSNDEIKVRVLSSGVGAITESDVTLAAASGAPIVGFNVRPNAKAREQIEKSKTPMMYYDIIYELTAEVAKQMAGIWGPERIETVVGRAEVKQVFPAGKRDKAAGLLVQEGLIRKGIHARLTRNDVIVSATTIQSLRRFKDDVDEVRAGMECGVVLADTNDIRAGDQLEVFEVSHRDRTVG